Sequence from the Caldanaerobius fijiensis DSM 17918 genome:
CCTGAAGAAGAAAGAGGGAATACGTGTACTACAATACAAAATGCAGCAATCGAGCATACATCGCAGAGAGGATTATATGTTTGGTCGATGAGTAAGTCAAGCCTAAAATGAACTCACTGCGTTCGGGCTTGACAACCCATCTTCCCAAACATGGGTAGTAGCTATGCGATGTATGCATAAGTATCAAGTGGCACTTGATAGATTTAATCATGGTGAAATTTAAAGAAACAATATTTAAATATCAAAGATCTTTATTAATCTTGTTAAAGGTCGACCTTTTTGGTTGATTACAAATCATATTATACGAGGGGGGATTTTGAATGCTGATGGCAGAGCGTTTGTCCAGGCTGGGAACAGAAAATGCCTTTGAAGTTCTGGCTGAAGTGAATAAATTAGTTGCAGCAGGAAGGCATATAATAAGCTTTGCGCTGGGGGAGCCGGATTTTGATACGCCTGAAAATATAAAACAGGCGGGCATCAGGGCTATACTGGAAAATAAGACCCATTACGGTCCATCTGCCGGTATACCCGAGCTCAGAGAGGCTGTGGCCGCTTATATTTCCCGTACCAGAGGCATTGATGTATCTCCTGACGAGGTGGTCATAACGCCAGGAGCAAAGCCTATCATCTTTTACACCATTCATGCTCTTGTTAATCCGGGGGAAGAGGTTATATATCCCAATCCAGGTTTTCCCATCTACGAATCGGTTATAAACTTCGTTGGAGCAAAACCTGTTCCGCTGCCGCTTTTGGAAGAAAGAAATTTCAGCGTGGATGTGGATTATTTGAGATCTCTGATCACAGACAAAACCAAACTGATTATATTGAATTCACCTCAAAACCCCACAGGGGGAATGTTATCAAAACAAGATCTGGAGGCTATAGCTGAGATCGCTATAGAAAACGATATATGGGTGTTGTCTGATGAGGTCTACAGCAGGATCGTATACGACGGCGAGTTTTACAGCATAGCATCTATTCCAGGCATGAAAGAGCGCACCATTTTGTTAGATGGCTTTTCCAAAACCTATGCCATGACGGGCTGGAGGCTGGGTTATGGAGTTGTGAACGCGCAGTTAGCCCAACAGATAGCGCGCCTAGAGACCAATTGTGAGTCATGCACCGCTACTTTTATCCAGTATGCAGGAGTAGAAGCCTTAAATGGTCCTCAAGACGCTGTGGACAGGATGGTGAGGGAATTTAAAGAGAGGCGTGACTTGATTGTAGAGGGATTGAACAATATAAAAGGAATCAGGTGCTTTAAACCTCACGGTTCTTTTTATGTTTTTCCCAATGTAACCGAAGCGTGTCGCAACCTGGGCTTGAAGGATTCAAAAGCATTGCAGCAATATCTATTATATAACGGTAATGTAGCGGTGCTTCCGCGGACGTCTTTTGGGGTGAAAAACGTGGGGGAGAAGGAGGAGTATTTAAGGCTTTCTTATGCTACATCAAAAGAAAACATTATTGAGGGACTAAAGCGCATCAAAGAAACTATTGAGGGATAGGGGGAATTTTGTATGGATAACAGGATAAGTATCGTCTATCATATGGCTTATCCAGGGCCAAGGAATACCAATTCAGTGCTCAGAGGAGAACCTGATGAGAATTACCTTATGACAACTCTTAAAAAGATACTAGAGGATAATTATTTCGGCGGCATAGAAGTTACGGCATTGAAAGATCCTGTGCTGAAGGTAAAGGTCGCAGAGCTATTAAAGGCCAGCGGAAAAGAAGTGATATATAGTGCACAGCCTGTACAGCTAAGCTGGAAGGATGACATGATCCCGCCTACTGATATATCCAGTATCAACGAGGAGGACAGGAAACGGGCAGTTCATAGGCTTTTTGAGCACATAGACGATGCCTATGCCTTTGGAGCCAGGCAATTTGCCTTTGTAAGTGGTAGAGATGTAGGAACATCAGCGGGTCTTAAGTTGAGAAAGCAAGCCAAAATGTCTCTTATACGTTCTATCATAGAGCTGCACAAGTATTCTACACAAAAGGCCAAAGAATTGGGTGTAGAACCACTGGTATTGACGCTGGAGATGTTTGATAGACTTGATGAAAAAGGGTGTAAAAATCAACTCATAGGGCCAACAACGGAAGCTATAGAGCTGGCTGAAGAGTTGAGGTATACCTATGGATGTGAAGACTTTGGCTTAATGTACGATCTGAGCCATATGCCCTTATTGAAGGACAATTCCTTTGATGGGGAAACTCCTGGGGTTTTAAGGACATTGGCGCCGTATTTAAATCACGTGCATGTGGGGAACTGCGTGTTAGTTAAAGATGATCCCCTTTATGGCGATACCCATGTGGGTTTTGATTATCCCAATGGAGCAGTTTCGAAGGATTTATTAGCGGAGTTTCTAACGGTCTTAAATGAAATAAATTATCAAAAAGGGATAGGCTTTGAGGTCGCTCCCCATGGTGACGAGCAAAGCGATACGCTGGTATCTATCACTAAGGCCTATTTTGACGAGGCGAGAAACAGGATTGACGTCAACTATGCTCTTGGCTCATATGTATATGTTCCCAGGAGGTTTTTGCCTGAGCACATATTTGACATGATAACAGATATAAGGGTAAACAAGCCCAATGTGATAATAGACGAAGCTAGGTCAAGAAAACAAAGAGATAAGTTGACAAAGGACGGAAAGCTATTGCTTTTGGCCTGTGATCATCCGGCGAGACACGTCACCAATGTGGGCTCAGATCCAGTCAGAATGGGTGATAGGCTGGACTATCTGAGCAGAATAATGAGGGTTATGTCCTCTGAGTTGGTAGATGGAGTTATGACCACTCCTGATATTATGGAAGACCTTTTTATATTAAACTACATGATGAAGGAGAAGGGAAAAAAGAGTTTCTTGGATGGCAAGGTCTTAGTAGGCTGTATGAACAGAGCGGGTCTTGCAGGTTATTCATTTGAGATGGATGACAGGATGACGGCGTATACTCCTGAAACCATGCACGACATGAAATTGGATGGTGCTAAGATGATGTTCAGGCTGGAACCCAATGAAAAATATTCAGGCAGGACGATGGTTTATTGTGCTGAGGCTATAACAAAATGCAATAAATACAATCTCACTGTGTTCTTAGAGGCTTTACCGGTACAGAAAACCGATAAAGGATACCCTGTCAAGATGGATGCCGATGAGATGATAAAGGTGATAGGTGTGGCGTCGGCTATAGGAGATTCATCTCGCAATATCTGGCTTAAGATACCCTATGTGGAAGGATATGACAGGGTTGTAAGAGCGACTACCCTTCCCATACTAATGTTAGGTGGCGAATCCACAGGTAGGCCTATTGATACAATACAACAGTTTGAAAAAGGATTGGGAGCAGGAAAAAATGTAAGGGGTGCCATGGTGGGCAGAAACGTCCTTTATCCTGGCAACGATGATCCAAGAGCTATAGCAGAGGCTATCAGTTTGCTAATACATCAAAATTATTCTACGGAAGAGGCTGTAAGGTATATAAGGAAAAACAGGGGTATAGATATGGATTATCTTAAATAAGTTTGTGATAACGCGAAACCCCAACATTTTAGAACCTTTTGGGGTTTCGCAATAAACTAATCATATAATTGCGAAGAAGCCGGAGTCGAAATGAGGCCGTTGAGGGATATATGCAGTAGAACTTTATAAAAAATATTAACAAAGTAGCAGGAAAAATAGAAAAGGTGTAGAATATATATTTAATGGTGATGAATTTTGGCCAATTTAATTCCTGTAAGCTACAAACTCTTAAAGGGCATGAACGAATCTCTGGTTATAAGGATTATTAAAGAAAAAGGAGCTATATCTAGGGCAGACATAGCCAGGTATACAAATCTCACGCCTCCTACAGTGACGAATATAACGAAAAAGCTCATAAAAGATGGCGTCATAGTTGAGGATACGATGGGTGAATCTCGGGGTGGACGCAAACCCGTGCTTTTAAAGCTCAACCCGGGGTATTTTTATGTAGTGCTGGCACATATAAGCTCAAACCATCTACGCCTGGATGTATCTGATCTGGATACCAATGTATTGGCGTCTAAAAGGATAAAGCTGTCAGACAAATCACCTGAGGCTGTGTTGAAAAATCTGTTTGCGCTTTATCGGCAGATGGTGGATCAATCCGGTGTACCTGAAGATAAAATAGCAGGCATAGGTGTTGCCGTGCACGGCCTCGTGGATTCTGAACGGGGAATATCCCTTTATGCTCCTAATCTGGGGTGGAGGGATGTCAATCTGCTGGAGTCCATAAAGGCTGAACTGGGGATTGAAGTATGCGTAGAAAATGACGTCAGAGCGATGGCAATGGGCGAAAGGTGGTATGGGGCAGCTAAGGGCGTTGACAATTTTCTGGCTGTAAAAGTAGGGTACGGCATCGGGGCCAGCGCCGTTGTAGATGGTAAACTCTATACAGGCATAACCCATTCTTCGGGAGAAATAGGCCATACCACCATTGACGTCAATGGACCTAAATGCAGCTGCGGCAATTATGGTTGCCTTGAAGCTATGGCATCGGAAAGAGCCATATGTGAAACCATGAGCAAAAGGCTTAAATTGGGCGAAAAAAGCATTATTAAAGATGTGGATGATGTGGATATCGAGGATGTATACAGGGCAGCAAATATCGGAGATGAACTGGCTATTGACGTGATAAAACGCATATCCATTTACTTAGGTATAGGCATTGCCAATCTCATAAATTTATTTAACCCTCAACTGGTGGTTTTGGGGGGCAATATTATCAAGGTAAAGGATATTGTAAAACCGGTATTGGAGGACGTGGTGAAGCAGAGGGCGCTGGATAATACCTATAGAGGTTGTAAGCTGGTTATGTCCAACCTGGGAGATGATGCCACGATAAAAGGAGCACATGCGCTTATACTCAGTCATTTATTTGATATGTAAAAAGACAAGGGGGTATTTATGATGAGATATGCGGTAGGAAGTGACTTGGGCGGTACTAATATAGCCACCGCTGTCATTGACGAGACTGGAAAAGTCCTGGGAAAAGCAAAACTTCCCACGGAAGCGGACAAGGGTCCGGAGCATGTTATTGCTAACATAATGAGGTCTATAGACATGGCTCTGGCAGATGCCTCTATGAAGATAGAGGATATGGTAGGCATAGGGCTTGGCATACCTGGTCTTATGGACATAGAAAAAGGAATATCTCTTTTTGCGGGCAATCTGGGGTGGAAAAACGTAGAGGTCATCAAGCCCTTTAAAGAGAGATACGGCTTGCCTACATTTATGGATAACGACGTAAGGGTGGCTACCCTTGCTGAGTGGAAGTATGGTGCAGGCAAAGGGGTTAACAACCTTATATGCGTCACACTGGGTACGGGCATAGGTTCAGGCCTGGTTTTTGAAGGAAAATTGTTAAGGGGTGTAACCAACAGCGTAGGCGAGATCGGCCATGTTACGGTAGAAAAAGATGGCCTTATATGTAACTGCGGCAATCAGGGCTGTGTGGAGATGTATGCTTCGGGAACGGGCCAGGCCAGGATGGCAAGGCTTATGATACAATCAGGCCATTTCTCCATTATGACTAAAATGGTGGGTGGCGACCTTTCTAAAATAAACTCGAAGATAATACAGGATGCTTACGATGAAGGGGATACGGTTGCTATACAGGTGATGAATAAGACGGCCATGTACTTAGGTATAGCCCTGGCTGATTATATAAATCTCGTAAATCCTGAACTGGTCATCATAGGCGGCGGCGTATCATTGGCAGGAGAAAGGCTTATGAAGCCGTTAAGAGAAGAAGTTTACAGGAGAGTAATGATAGTGCCGAGACAGATAGTAAAAATAGTGAGATCAGAGCTGGGCGATGAGTCAGGTATGATTGGAGCTGCTGCTCTGGCTTTCGAAAGACAAGGGATAATCTAAGGAGGTATAAAAATGGAATTGGTTTCATCAAGGAAAATACTAAAGGATGCGGTTAAAGGGAACTATGCCATTGCTGCTTTTAATGTGCACAATATGGAGACACTCAAGGCTGTTATCAAAGGTGCAGTGGAAATGGACACTCCTGTGATAATACAGACTTCTCAGAGCACCGTAAAATATGCTGGTATAGAATATCTGGTGGCACTGGTAGGCACTGCAGCGAAATTATCCAGTGTCCCTGTTGTGCTACATCTGGACCACTGTACCGATTGGGAATTAGCTAAAAAGTGTATAGACGCAGGCTATACGTCTATCATGGTGGACGGTTCTATGCTGTCTTATGAAGAAAATGTGGCATTGGTTAAAAAGGCTGTAGAATATGCTCATTTGCGGGATGTGACTGTTGAAGCGGAGTTGGGCAGGGTTGCAGGCGTGGAAGACGACTTGAGCGTTGAGGAGGAAAAGTCTTTATACACAGACCCTGATCTGGCTGTGGATTTTGTGGAGAAAACAGGTGTTGATTCGCTGGCTATAGCTATAGGCACAGCCCACGGGGTCTACAAGGGCGAACCGAAACTGGACTATGAGAGGCTTAGCGCCATAAGGCGCAAAGTGGATGTGCCTCTGGTACTCCATGGTGCATCGTGTGTGCCCGATGAATCCATAATAAAAGCAGTAGAATTGGGCATAAACAAAATAAACATAGCTACAGAACTTAAAATGCCTTTTGCTGATGCTATAAAGCGGGTATTCAAAGAAAAGCCCCAAGAGGACGACCCGAGAAAGTATTTTACACCTGCCATGGATGCAGTGACAGAGGTAGTGAAACACAAAATAGGGCTCTGCTCCAGTGCTGGCAAGGCGTCATTGTATAGATAAAATAAATATCAAATTGAAGAAAGGGAAGGGATCATAAATGGTAGATTTGAATGATGTGAAAGCCATAAGGGCTTTGGATAGTATGGGTTCATTGATTACCACCGAAAATTACGATAAGCAATTTAAAGAAGGTCTTGACCTGGTGGCAAATTTTGAGCTTCCACCGCTAAACCGAGAAATCCACGAGATCATACTGTTGGGTACAGGAGGAGGTTCCTCAGTTGCAGGAGGCTTTTTAAGATCATATCTCTTTGATGAATTAAAGCAGCCCATCATCATCAATCAGGGTTATAATATACCGGCTTTTGTAGATAAAAACACATTGGTTCTGGTTACATCTCATTCCGGCAACACTGAAGAGATTTTAAGCGCTTATGAGCAGGCTAAAAAGACCGGTGCTTACATGGTGGCACTGACAGCAGGCGGAAAATTAGCTGAGAATTGCAAAAACGATGGAGTTCCATGCCTTATAGTTCCCGCAGATATAGGTCATCCCAGGAGGGATCTGGGTTATATCTTTGTTCCCCTCTTGGTAATGCTCCATAAGCTGGGGCTTATTTCGGATAAAACTGAGGAGATCATGGAGACCATAAATCTTTTTACAGAACTCAATAAGAAATTAAATCCGGAAGTACCGGTGGAACAGAATCATGCCAAGCAGATAGCCATAGGTCTCTACGGCCATATACCCTTAATTTACGGTTCACTGGATTACTATGATTCGGTAGCGTGGAGATGGAAAAATCAGTTTGGCGAGAACAGCAAACTCATGGCCTTTTATAACGTAATACCCAACCTGCACCATGACGAAGCTGTAGGCTGGGATATGCCAGAGGATCTTCTCAAGAAGTTCTATCTCATCATGTTGAGAGATGATGAGCTTGATTCGCCAAAGATCAAAAAGAGAAAGGATATAACAGCAGATATTTTAAAAGAGCGCATGGGCCATGTGGAGTTTGTGTATGCCACAGGTAAGTCGCGTCTTGCCAGGATGTTTTCGCTGGTTTACTTAGGTGATTTTGTCACTTTGTACGCGCCTATATACAGGGGTGTGGACCCAACGCCAGTGGAAGTTATAAATCTCTTTAAGAGAAAAATGGCTGAGTGAACTGACGATAATGTTAGATGCTTCTGCGGATGGAGCATATGTGGTGCTCAATGGAGTGAAAATTCTATGAAAAAAGAGGATATATACGTTATATATGGCGATAATGGAAAGGAATTGGTCAAAAAACTTTTACGCGCCGTAGAGATAGAGAAAGAAATAGAAAAAGGTATGCTAATAGGATTAAAACCCAATCTGGTGGTGGCAAAAACCCCTGAATCGGGGGCCACCACCTCTACTGATATGATTTGTGGTATTATTGAATATTTAAAAGATTGTGGCTTTAATAATATTATCATCCTTGAAGGTTCCTGGGTAGGTGACAGTACCCAGAGGGCTTTTAAGGTTTGCGGATATGATGCCATATCAAAAAAGTACGATGTAAAGCTTTTTGACACCAAAAGGGATAGCTACAAAACCTATGATGCAGGGGATATGAAGATAAACGTATGCGATAAAGCAATGGAAGTGGATTATCTTATAAATCTCCCTGTGCTGAAAGGCCATTGTCAGACGGGGGTCACCTGTGCGTTGAAAAACATGAAGGGGTGTATACCCGATAGCGAAAAACGGCGATTTCATACTTTAGGTCTACATAGGCCAATTGCTTATTTAAATAAGGTGATAAAACCCTCCTTTAATATCGTGGATGGCCTTATAGGGGATCTGGATTTTGAAGAAGGCGGTAACCCTGTGGAGATGAACAGGATAATTGCAGGAAAGGATCCTGTAGCTATAGATGCTTATGTCGCCGAGCTCATGGGCTACGAACCGTATGACATCGAATACATAAAGATTGCAGAAAAAATAGGGGTAGGATGCGCTGATTTGAGCAAGGTCAATATAATAGAATTGAACAGCGATACAGGGATGCAAAAGAGGTTTACCAACAGTGGTAGAAAGGTAAAACACCTTTCCCAATGGGTTATAGAAAAAGACGCCTGCTCAGCCTGTTACGGAAGTCTTATTCACGCTCTGGCCAGGTTGGATGAGCAGGGACTTCTGGATAGGCTGAAAGAAAAGGTGTATATCGGGCAGGGCTTTAGAGGCCAGGCAGTCGAAGGCATAGGAATAGGTGTGTGTACGGCAGGTTTCACGCACTGTGTAAAGGGTTGCCCGCCAAAAGCTAAAGATATTTTGCATTTTTTAAAAGAGCATATAAACTAAAAGCCAAGAAAGGCTTTGAGGTTTAAAACTCAATGCCCTTCCTGGCTTTTATGCCCTGTTGCCAAGGGTGTTTTATGGCGCTGATCTCCGATACATAGTCGGCCAGCTCTATGAGTTCTTTGGGTGCATTTCTCCCTGTCAGTACCAATTCCAGTTTATCAGGTTTATTTTTAATAAGCTCTACCACTTCCCTTGTATCGATAAGTTGGTTGTGAATGGTTCCCATTATCTCGTCCAGTATCACCATGTCCCATTTGTCCTTTTCTATTTCTTCTTTTACGTGTTGAAAGCCTTCACGGACCGACTTTTTGAGTTCAGCTTTTTGCTCGTCACTCATGTTCCAGAAAAAGCCTTTTACATTTTTGTGCCTGTATACCTCAAAGTTGGGTCCCAGGTTTTTCAACACGTGCAGCTCCCCAGTGTCCATGCCCTTTAAAAACTGGGCCAACAAGACTTTAAATCCTCTGCCAAAAGCCCTTATTCCCAAGCCAATGGCTGATGTGGTCTTGCCTTTTCCATCACCTGTGTATATATGGACAAGCCCTTTTTCCATTGTATCACCCCGAAAATCAAGTAATTGCCATTTAAATTTTCTCACAAGAATACTTATTATGCAATCCCGATTATGATACTTAATTTTACAGCTTAAATGCCATGTTATGAAATATTGTAAATTACAAGTCGAAGATGGTATAATCAATAGTGATACAATGAATATTGTATCAAGATAATTTATTGTATTTTAATACATAGAAGGGGTGGTAAAAATAAAGGTACCTATCTTAATGACACCTGGACCTACTCAGGTAAGAGAAAATGTGCGACTTGCCAGGGCGATAGAGACTACCAATCCCGATCTGGATCTTCAATTTTACGATTTTTACCGTGATACCTGTGATAGAATTGGCCAATTACTGAAGACCAAAAATCATGTCAGAATTTTAAGCGGTGAGGGGATATTGGGGCTGGAAGCAGCCTGTGCGTCGCTTACAGAACCCGGTGATAGAGTGCTGGTAATCGACAATGGGATTTTTGGAGAAGGTTTTGCGGACTTTGTTAAGATATACGGCGGACAGGTGGTATTCTTTAAAGGTGATAGGAGAAGG
This genomic interval carries:
- a CDS encoding pyridoxal phosphate-dependent aminotransferase — translated: MLMAERLSRLGTENAFEVLAEVNKLVAAGRHIISFALGEPDFDTPENIKQAGIRAILENKTHYGPSAGIPELREAVAAYISRTRGIDVSPDEVVITPGAKPIIFYTIHALVNPGEEVIYPNPGFPIYESVINFVGAKPVPLPLLEERNFSVDVDYLRSLITDKTKLIILNSPQNPTGGMLSKQDLEAIAEIAIENDIWVLSDEVYSRIVYDGEFYSIASIPGMKERTILLDGFSKTYAMTGWRLGYGVVNAQLAQQIARLETNCESCTATFIQYAGVEALNGPQDAVDRMVREFKERRDLIVEGLNNIKGIRCFKPHGSFYVFPNVTEACRNLGLKDSKALQQYLLYNGNVAVLPRTSFGVKNVGEKEEYLRLSYATSKENIIEGLKRIKETIEG
- a CDS encoding Cgl0159 family (beta/alpha)8-fold protein codes for the protein MDNRISIVYHMAYPGPRNTNSVLRGEPDENYLMTTLKKILEDNYFGGIEVTALKDPVLKVKVAELLKASGKEVIYSAQPVQLSWKDDMIPPTDISSINEEDRKRAVHRLFEHIDDAYAFGARQFAFVSGRDVGTSAGLKLRKQAKMSLIRSIIELHKYSTQKAKELGVEPLVLTLEMFDRLDEKGCKNQLIGPTTEAIELAEELRYTYGCEDFGLMYDLSHMPLLKDNSFDGETPGVLRTLAPYLNHVHVGNCVLVKDDPLYGDTHVGFDYPNGAVSKDLLAEFLTVLNEINYQKGIGFEVAPHGDEQSDTLVSITKAYFDEARNRIDVNYALGSYVYVPRRFLPEHIFDMITDIRVNKPNVIIDEARSRKQRDKLTKDGKLLLLACDHPARHVTNVGSDPVRMGDRLDYLSRIMRVMSSELVDGVMTTPDIMEDLFILNYMMKEKGKKSFLDGKVLVGCMNRAGLAGYSFEMDDRMTAYTPETMHDMKLDGAKMMFRLEPNEKYSGRTMVYCAEAITKCNKYNLTVFLEALPVQKTDKGYPVKMDADEMIKVIGVASAIGDSSRNIWLKIPYVEGYDRVVRATTLPILMLGGESTGRPIDTIQQFEKGLGAGKNVRGAMVGRNVLYPGNDDPRAIAEAISLLIHQNYSTEEAVRYIRKNRGIDMDYLK
- a CDS encoding ROK family transcriptional regulator; amino-acid sequence: MANLIPVSYKLLKGMNESLVIRIIKEKGAISRADIARYTNLTPPTVTNITKKLIKDGVIVEDTMGESRGGRKPVLLKLNPGYFYVVLAHISSNHLRLDVSDLDTNVLASKRIKLSDKSPEAVLKNLFALYRQMVDQSGVPEDKIAGIGVAVHGLVDSERGISLYAPNLGWRDVNLLESIKAELGIEVCVENDVRAMAMGERWYGAAKGVDNFLAVKVGYGIGASAVVDGKLYTGITHSSGEIGHTTIDVNGPKCSCGNYGCLEAMASERAICETMSKRLKLGEKSIIKDVDDVDIEDVYRAANIGDELAIDVIKRISIYLGIGIANLINLFNPQLVVLGGNIIKVKDIVKPVLEDVVKQRALDNTYRGCKLVMSNLGDDATIKGAHALILSHLFDM
- a CDS encoding ROK family protein, producing the protein MRYAVGSDLGGTNIATAVIDETGKVLGKAKLPTEADKGPEHVIANIMRSIDMALADASMKIEDMVGIGLGIPGLMDIEKGISLFAGNLGWKNVEVIKPFKERYGLPTFMDNDVRVATLAEWKYGAGKGVNNLICVTLGTGIGSGLVFEGKLLRGVTNSVGEIGHVTVEKDGLICNCGNQGCVEMYASGTGQARMARLMIQSGHFSIMTKMVGGDLSKINSKIIQDAYDEGDTVAIQVMNKTAMYLGIALADYINLVNPELVIIGGGVSLAGERLMKPLREEVYRRVMIVPRQIVKIVRSELGDESGMIGAAALAFERQGII
- the fba gene encoding class II fructose-1,6-bisphosphate aldolase — its product is MELVSSRKILKDAVKGNYAIAAFNVHNMETLKAVIKGAVEMDTPVIIQTSQSTVKYAGIEYLVALVGTAAKLSSVPVVLHLDHCTDWELAKKCIDAGYTSIMVDGSMLSYEENVALVKKAVEYAHLRDVTVEAELGRVAGVEDDLSVEEEKSLYTDPDLAVDFVEKTGVDSLAIAIGTAHGVYKGEPKLDYERLSAIRRKVDVPLVLHGASCVPDESIIKAVELGINKINIATELKMPFADAIKRVFKEKPQEDDPRKYFTPAMDAVTEVVKHKIGLCSSAGKASLYR
- a CDS encoding bifunctional phosphoglucose/phosphomannose isomerase, with amino-acid sequence MVDLNDVKAIRALDSMGSLITTENYDKQFKEGLDLVANFELPPLNREIHEIILLGTGGGSSVAGGFLRSYLFDELKQPIIINQGYNIPAFVDKNTLVLVTSHSGNTEEILSAYEQAKKTGAYMVALTAGGKLAENCKNDGVPCLIVPADIGHPRRDLGYIFVPLLVMLHKLGLISDKTEEIMETINLFTELNKKLNPEVPVEQNHAKQIAIGLYGHIPLIYGSLDYYDSVAWRWKNQFGENSKLMAFYNVIPNLHHDEAVGWDMPEDLLKKFYLIMLRDDELDSPKIKKRKDITADILKERMGHVEFVYATGKSRLARMFSLVYLGDFVTLYAPIYRGVDPTPVEVINLFKRKMAE
- a CDS encoding DUF362 domain-containing protein, with amino-acid sequence MKKEDIYVIYGDNGKELVKKLLRAVEIEKEIEKGMLIGLKPNLVVAKTPESGATTSTDMICGIIEYLKDCGFNNIIILEGSWVGDSTQRAFKVCGYDAISKKYDVKLFDTKRDSYKTYDAGDMKINVCDKAMEVDYLINLPVLKGHCQTGVTCALKNMKGCIPDSEKRRFHTLGLHRPIAYLNKVIKPSFNIVDGLIGDLDFEEGGNPVEMNRIIAGKDPVAIDAYVAELMGYEPYDIEYIKIAEKIGVGCADLSKVNIIELNSDTGMQKRFTNSGRKVKHLSQWVIEKDACSACYGSLIHALARLDEQGLLDRLKEKVYIGQGFRGQAVEGIGIGVCTAGFTHCVKGCPPKAKDILHFLKEHIN
- the cobO gene encoding cob(I)yrinic acid a,c-diamide adenosyltransferase, which gives rise to MEKGLVHIYTGDGKGKTTSAIGLGIRAFGRGFKVLLAQFLKGMDTGELHVLKNLGPNFEVYRHKNVKGFFWNMSDEQKAELKKSVREGFQHVKEEIEKDKWDMVILDEIMGTIHNQLIDTREVVELIKNKPDKLELVLTGRNAPKELIELADYVSEISAIKHPWQQGIKARKGIEF